The following coding sequences lie in one Myxococcus xanthus genomic window:
- a CDS encoding YkgJ family cysteine cluster protein, with protein MSAPHPKPVECTRCGACCVAPDIAALDKPLGLRCPHLQEDNLCGVYEERPAICRDYQADEICTLIEAPTLEERVEKYLGLFGLQSEARALREQGCASMRMARRLAALPRPGGAKD; from the coding sequence GTGAGTGCCCCCCACCCCAAGCCCGTGGAGTGCACGCGCTGCGGCGCCTGCTGCGTGGCGCCCGACATCGCCGCGCTGGACAAGCCGCTGGGCCTGCGCTGCCCGCACCTGCAGGAGGACAACCTCTGCGGCGTGTACGAGGAGCGGCCCGCCATCTGCCGTGACTACCAGGCGGACGAAATCTGCACCCTCATCGAGGCGCCCACGCTGGAGGAGCGCGTGGAGAAGTACCTGGGCCTCTTCGGGCTCCAGTCAGAGGCCCGGGCGCTACGCGAGCAGGGCTGTGCTTCCATGCGCATGGCCCGCCGCCTGGCCGCCCTGCCCCGCCCTGGAGGCGCCAAGGACTAG
- a CDS encoding hydrolase has protein sequence MRFQPTQPFVPAPGLANEHAQTIYASLVRPTRAPTLRRERLELPDGDFVDLDTFDGAAGAPHVVALHGLEGSSRAGYVTAILRGAQTRGWGATALNFRSCSGEPNRLARSYHSGDIDDALRVLNETRARVTGPLFAVGFSLGANVLCRTLETLGDDAPVEAAASVSAPYDLSACCRKLDAGGPFHRLYRERFLRTLKQKARDKLRHFPESFDGRAMEAARTIRAFDDAVTSALHGFRDAAHYYAESSAGPRLHAIRRPTLLLSAADDPMLETPVIPPAAADNPHLSIVVTERGGHVGFVGGHVHRPHFWAEAQVLAFFDAVLAHPRAA, from the coding sequence GTGCGATTCCAGCCCACCCAGCCCTTCGTGCCCGCGCCCGGCCTGGCGAACGAGCATGCGCAGACCATCTACGCCTCGCTCGTGCGCCCCACCCGGGCCCCCACGCTGCGACGCGAGCGCCTGGAGCTGCCGGACGGCGATTTCGTCGACCTGGACACCTTCGACGGCGCGGCGGGCGCGCCACACGTCGTGGCACTGCACGGCCTGGAGGGTTCGTCCCGCGCGGGCTACGTCACCGCCATCCTGCGAGGTGCGCAGACGCGGGGCTGGGGCGCCACCGCGCTCAACTTCCGCTCATGCAGCGGCGAGCCCAACCGGCTGGCGCGCTCGTACCACTCGGGCGACATCGATGACGCGCTCCGGGTGCTGAACGAGACGCGCGCCCGCGTCACCGGCCCGCTGTTCGCGGTGGGCTTCTCCCTGGGCGCCAACGTGCTGTGCCGGACGCTGGAGACACTGGGCGACGACGCGCCCGTGGAGGCCGCCGCGTCCGTCAGCGCGCCGTATGACTTGAGCGCCTGCTGCCGCAAGCTCGACGCGGGTGGCCCCTTCCACCGGCTGTACCGCGAGCGCTTCCTGCGGACGCTGAAGCAGAAGGCGCGCGACAAGCTGCGCCACTTCCCGGAGTCCTTCGACGGCCGGGCCATGGAGGCGGCGCGCACCATCCGCGCCTTCGACGACGCCGTCACGTCCGCGCTGCACGGCTTCCGCGACGCCGCCCACTACTACGCGGAGTCCTCCGCCGGCCCACGGCTGCACGCCATCCGCCGGCCCACGCTGCTGCTGAGCGCCGCGGACGACCCGATGCTGGAGACGCCCGTCATCCCGCCCGCCGCCGCCGACAATCCCCACCTGAGCATCGTGGTGACGGAGCGCGGTGGACACGTCGGCTTCGTCGGCGGCCACGTGCACCGGCCCCACTTCTGGGCCGAGGCGCAAGTGCTGGCCTTCTTCGACGCGGTGCTGGCCCATCCGCGCGCGGCCTGA
- a CDS encoding response regulator: MRRVLIVSPHAPSRELLRRILEAPDLAISVTGDADDAFSSLTSRPPALVVVDVRRPDEDHPLFLGLLRKRHPTLPVIALVPGRLRIFDGRHERVLEAHGDTAESLHQMLVSLQQAMHELLAQDSLRLWRPPVGRA; encoded by the coding sequence ATGCGCCGAGTCCTCATCGTCAGTCCTCATGCTCCTTCGCGCGAGCTGTTGCGCCGTATCCTCGAGGCGCCGGACCTGGCCATCTCCGTCACCGGGGATGCGGACGACGCCTTCTCCTCGCTGACCTCCCGTCCTCCCGCGCTGGTGGTGGTGGACGTGCGCCGCCCGGATGAGGACCACCCGCTCTTCCTGGGCTTGCTCCGCAAACGTCACCCGACGCTCCCCGTCATCGCGCTCGTCCCTGGCAGGCTGCGCATCTTCGATGGGCGGCACGAGCGGGTGCTCGAAGCCCACGGTGACACCGCCGAGTCACTCCATCAGATGCTCGTCTCGCTTCAGCAGGCCATGCACGAGCTGCTTGCCCAGGACTCGCTCCGGCTGTGGCGCCCACCTGTCGGGCGCGCCTGA
- a CDS encoding DMT family transporter codes for MRFISLVPMLCGLAVVAQAGLNRRFAGQWGLMSAVLLNMVVATMATFVVYLVVRTVPGLWPEAAAGQGRLSGFTPWHLLPGLCGVIIVLGMPWALSRLGAVQSVLLLMAAQLLTSLVWDAMVEGRPATFPRVLGSGLAFMGAAIAVWKG; via the coding sequence ATGCGTTTCATCTCGCTCGTTCCCATGCTGTGTGGCCTGGCGGTCGTGGCTCAGGCCGGTCTCAACCGTCGCTTCGCGGGCCAGTGGGGCCTGATGAGCGCCGTGCTCCTGAACATGGTGGTGGCGACAATGGCCACCTTCGTGGTGTACCTCGTCGTGCGCACGGTGCCGGGGCTCTGGCCGGAGGCCGCGGCGGGCCAGGGTCGCTTGAGTGGCTTCACGCCCTGGCACCTGTTGCCGGGCCTGTGCGGCGTCATCATCGTCCTGGGCATGCCCTGGGCCTTGAGCCGCCTGGGCGCGGTGCAGTCCGTCCTGCTGCTGATGGCGGCGCAGCTCCTCACCAGCCTCGTGTGGGATGCGATGGTGGAAGGCCGCCCCGCGACGTTCCCCCGGGTGCTGGGCTCCGGGCTCGCCTTCATGGGGGCCGCCATCGCCGTCTGGAAGGGCTAG
- a CDS encoding DEAD/DEAH box helicase family protein, whose protein sequence is MPSPTELHFDCGTLVAPTLPEDARLRALFQKDGRTGVYRAPAWHYREAVLRLRELGIPYEDKAKRFEPLELPLTSPIQPFPHQQQALEAWTRAGGRGLVELPTGAGKTLLAVLAIAHVKRPALVVVPTLDLMTQWQGVLARHFSVPVGLLGGGVNDRQPLTVTTYDSAAMQTEFHGNRFGLLVCDECHHLPAPSYRFIAEGSLAPYRLGLTATLERADGGERVCEELLGPRVHRSDIRELQGEYLAPYEVKRVEVPLTPDEKSRYDTARALYLGFVRRLGVPLSAPDGWARFLAQSQRSDEGRAAYRAYREQRRIALTSSGKQEVMWRILLEHRDDRVLVFTDDNETVYTLARRFLLPALTHHTPVPERKALLAAFASGELPVLLTSRVLNEGVDVPEARVGVVLSGSASVREHVQRLGRILRKRPGKRALLYEVCSAQTAESSISERRRQHGAYQEGG, encoded by the coding sequence ATGCCGTCGCCCACCGAGCTCCACTTCGACTGCGGCACCCTGGTCGCGCCCACGCTGCCGGAGGATGCCCGCCTGCGGGCCCTCTTCCAGAAGGACGGGCGCACCGGCGTCTACCGCGCGCCCGCGTGGCATTACCGCGAGGCGGTGCTGCGGCTGCGGGAGCTGGGCATCCCCTACGAGGACAAGGCGAAGCGCTTCGAGCCGCTGGAGCTGCCGCTCACCTCGCCCATCCAACCCTTTCCGCATCAGCAACAGGCGCTGGAGGCGTGGACGCGCGCGGGCGGACGTGGCCTGGTGGAGCTGCCCACGGGCGCGGGCAAGACGCTGCTGGCGGTGCTCGCCATCGCCCACGTGAAGCGGCCCGCGCTGGTGGTGGTGCCCACGCTGGACCTGATGACGCAGTGGCAGGGCGTGCTGGCGCGCCACTTCTCCGTACCGGTGGGCCTGCTGGGCGGCGGCGTGAATGACCGGCAGCCGCTGACGGTGACGACGTACGACTCCGCGGCGATGCAGACGGAGTTCCACGGCAACCGCTTCGGCCTGCTGGTGTGCGACGAGTGCCATCACCTGCCCGCGCCCAGCTACCGCTTCATCGCGGAGGGCTCGCTGGCGCCGTACCGGCTGGGCCTCACCGCGACGCTGGAGCGCGCCGATGGCGGCGAGCGCGTCTGCGAGGAGCTGCTGGGCCCCCGCGTGCACCGCTCGGACATCCGGGAGCTGCAGGGTGAATACCTGGCGCCCTACGAAGTGAAGCGGGTGGAAGTCCCGCTGACGCCCGACGAGAAGTCGCGCTACGACACGGCGCGCGCGCTGTACCTGGGCTTCGTGCGCAGGCTGGGCGTGCCGCTCTCCGCGCCGGACGGGTGGGCGCGCTTCCTGGCGCAGAGCCAGCGCAGCGACGAGGGCCGCGCGGCGTACCGCGCCTACCGCGAGCAGCGGCGGATTGCGCTCACGTCCAGCGGCAAGCAGGAGGTGATGTGGCGCATCCTCCTGGAGCACCGGGACGACCGTGTCCTCGTGTTCACCGACGACAACGAGACGGTGTACACGCTGGCGCGCCGCTTCCTGCTGCCCGCGCTGACGCACCACACGCCCGTGCCCGAGCGCAAGGCGTTGCTGGCGGCCTTCGCCTCCGGGGAACTGCCAGTGCTGCTGACCTCGCGCGTGCTGAACGAAGGCGTGGACGTGCCCGAGGCGCGCGTGGGCGTGGTGCTCAGCGGAAGCGCGAGCGTGCGCGAGCACGTGCAGCGGCTGGGGCGCATCCTGCGCAAACGGCCGGGGAAGCGCGCGCTGCTGTACGAGGTGTGCTCCGCGCAGACGGCGGAGAGCAGCATCAGCGAGCGGCGACGCCAGCACGGCGCCTATCAGGAGGGCGGCTGA
- a CDS encoding DUF790 family protein — translation MLTRELLNFRVRQGVLRPVFVKRDDAELLTFAQDLLAEVAASHGGQRDDIEESLGLKAGAFTKPKVARGLVKLVLDRLLFDEPAPGVTEARWERIKAAGQVLRALPPDASVEDFEARLAQTLPVPLAEAREALYSDLPGHRRLVGWDGEALDAQDLLDRYNLALAQGPLLSARRLRLRAQAPDLLRVRKVLRWLKFCRLVAEVWRDDDNWALDVEGPGAMLALQKKYGLQLATFLSVVPVLERWELTATVEPSRRQATLMLSHKDPLRSPLPAALGHIPPEVASLAEGFMDDAWELDLTPLPRHVGASGLCVPDLTFRHRASKREVALELFHAWHAAPLARRLTELRSRPDAGLLLGVDRALAKEAAERETLEAHPQVVLFNGFPSARKLRERLAKLEPGR, via the coding sequence ATGCTGACACGCGAGCTGCTCAACTTCCGCGTGCGCCAGGGCGTCCTGCGCCCCGTCTTCGTCAAGCGCGATGACGCGGAATTGCTGACCTTCGCCCAGGACCTGCTCGCGGAGGTAGCAGCGTCGCACGGCGGCCAGCGCGACGACATCGAGGAGTCGCTGGGCTTGAAGGCCGGCGCCTTCACCAAGCCCAAGGTGGCGCGCGGCCTGGTGAAGCTGGTGCTGGACCGGCTCCTCTTCGACGAGCCCGCGCCCGGCGTGACGGAAGCCCGCTGGGAGCGAATCAAAGCGGCGGGGCAGGTCCTGCGCGCCCTGCCGCCCGACGCCTCGGTGGAGGACTTCGAGGCACGGCTGGCCCAGACGCTCCCCGTCCCCCTGGCCGAGGCCCGCGAGGCGCTGTACTCGGACCTGCCCGGCCACCGCCGGCTGGTGGGCTGGGACGGCGAGGCACTGGACGCCCAGGACCTGCTGGACCGCTACAACCTGGCGCTGGCGCAGGGCCCCCTCTTGTCCGCACGGCGCCTCCGCCTGCGAGCCCAGGCGCCGGACCTGCTGCGCGTGCGCAAGGTGCTCCGGTGGCTCAAGTTCTGCCGCCTGGTGGCCGAGGTGTGGCGCGACGACGACAACTGGGCGCTCGACGTGGAGGGCCCCGGAGCCATGCTGGCGCTCCAGAAGAAGTACGGCCTGCAGCTGGCGACCTTCCTGTCCGTGGTGCCGGTGCTGGAGCGCTGGGAGCTGACCGCCACCGTGGAACCTTCCCGGCGGCAGGCCACGCTGATGCTCAGCCACAAGGACCCGCTGCGTTCGCCCCTACCCGCCGCACTGGGTCACATTCCTCCGGAAGTGGCCTCCCTCGCGGAGGGCTTCATGGATGACGCCTGGGAGCTGGACCTCACGCCCCTGCCCCGGCACGTGGGCGCCTCCGGACTGTGCGTGCCGGACCTCACCTTCCGCCACCGTGCGTCCAAGAGAGAAGTCGCGCTGGAGCTCTTCCACGCATGGCATGCGGCGCCCCTGGCCCGGAGGCTGACGGAGCTGCGCTCGCGGCCGGACGCGGGCCTGCTGCTGGGCGTGGACCGGGCGCTGGCCAAGGAGGCCGCCGAGCGAGAGACGCTGGAGGCCCACCCGCAGGTGGTGCTCTTCAACGGCTTTCCCTCCGCGCGCAAGCTGCGGGAGCGCCTGGCGAAACTGGAGCCCGGGCGGTGA
- a CDS encoding helix-turn-helix transcriptional regulator, producing the protein MEKTLASRLGGAARLARTRLNLTQADVAERIGIASEVYGRLERGHMLPSIQTFRRLCTVLSISADEALGLKPVQEVKWAAEPPSDYGESAELRRLMRRAKQLDRTSIRILSVLAAQFKSRG; encoded by the coding sequence ATGGAAAAGACTCTCGCATCCCGCCTTGGCGGAGCGGCTCGCCTTGCTCGGACCCGCCTGAACCTGACCCAGGCCGACGTGGCGGAGCGCATTGGCATCGCGAGCGAAGTCTATGGCCGGCTCGAGCGCGGCCACATGCTGCCGAGCATCCAGACGTTCCGCCGGCTGTGCACGGTGCTCTCCATCTCCGCGGACGAGGCGTTGGGCCTCAAGCCGGTGCAGGAGGTGAAGTGGGCCGCCGAGCCGCCCAGTGACTACGGCGAGTCCGCCGAGCTGCGGCGGCTCATGCGACGGGCCAAGCAGTTGGACCGGACGTCCATCCGGATCCTCAGCGTGCTCGCGGCGCAGTTCAAGTCGCGCGGCTGA
- a CDS encoding response regulator: protein MLTFLFVDEDPRSLAALRRLVRDLPGGKRFARCVEEALALVKEEAPSVVVTGDLLPDGDGLELLEQVRARHPRTACALHAVMPPLARDITWMDRAAPPSEVHALLRMLGICAASMGSPR, encoded by the coding sequence ATGCTGACCTTCTTGTTCGTGGACGAAGACCCACGTTCACTCGCGGCGCTGCGGCGTCTCGTGAGGGATTTGCCCGGCGGCAAGCGCTTCGCCCGTTGCGTGGAGGAGGCCCTCGCGCTCGTGAAGGAAGAAGCGCCGTCCGTGGTGGTGACGGGCGATCTGCTCCCGGACGGAGACGGGCTGGAGCTGCTGGAGCAGGTGCGCGCGCGCCACCCCCGCACCGCCTGCGCGCTGCATGCGGTGATGCCGCCCCTGGCGCGGGACATCACCTGGATGGACCGCGCCGCGCCGCCCTCGGAGGTGCATGCCCTGCTGCGGATGCTGGGCATCTGTGCGGCGTCAATGGGAAGCCCGCGTTAA
- a CDS encoding metallophosphoesterase family protein, with protein MKLYAISDLHLRHNDNRLALQALPAHPEDWLIVAGDVGETLAEMELMLSTLTQRFRQVIWVPGNHELWTMPSEQPQLKGEARYQRLVSLCRSYGALTPEDPYPRWPGPGPERVIVPMFLGYDYTFRPDHVPADKALEWAWEDDLLCTDEVLLHPEPHASRSAWCAARVESTRARLDALPPGCATVLINHYPLRYEHVRLPRIPRFSIWCGTKQTEDWHTRYRAEVVVTGHLHMPATLWRDGVRFEEVSLGYPVQWKYRGVHAWESCLRVILPGPTP; from the coding sequence ATGAAGCTCTACGCCATCAGCGACCTGCACTTGCGCCACAACGACAACCGCCTGGCGCTCCAGGCGCTTCCGGCCCATCCGGAGGACTGGCTCATCGTCGCGGGGGACGTGGGCGAGACGCTGGCGGAGATGGAGCTCATGCTGAGCACCCTCACCCAGCGCTTCCGCCAGGTCATCTGGGTGCCCGGCAACCATGAGCTGTGGACCATGCCGTCGGAGCAGCCGCAGCTGAAGGGGGAGGCGCGCTACCAGCGGCTGGTGAGCCTGTGCCGCAGCTACGGCGCCCTCACGCCGGAGGACCCCTACCCCCGCTGGCCCGGCCCTGGCCCCGAGCGCGTCATCGTCCCCATGTTCCTGGGCTACGACTACACGTTCCGCCCGGACCATGTGCCCGCGGACAAGGCGCTGGAGTGGGCCTGGGAGGATGACCTGCTGTGCACCGACGAGGTGCTGCTGCACCCCGAGCCCCACGCCAGCCGCTCCGCCTGGTGCGCCGCGCGCGTCGAGTCCACGCGGGCCCGGCTGGACGCCCTGCCCCCGGGCTGCGCCACCGTCCTCATCAACCACTACCCGCTGCGCTACGAGCACGTGCGGCTGCCGCGCATCCCCCGCTTCTCCATCTGGTGCGGGACGAAGCAGACGGAGGACTGGCACACCCGCTACCGCGCGGAGGTCGTCGTCACCGGCCACCTCCACATGCCCGCGACGCTGTGGCGTGACGGCGTGCGCTTCGAAGAGGTGTCGCTGGGCTACCCCGTGCAGTGGAAGTACCGGGGCGTGCACGCGTGGGAGAGCTGCCTGCGCGTCATCCTGCCCGGCCCCACGCCGTAG
- a CDS encoding M4 family metallopeptidase, with amino-acid sequence MVQKRVRGALGIAALSVVVGCNESTPAPEADKPTDAAKAATLENGAKVVLTDDQKVAQFVTGLSIALPDIPAAGPKALNASALAPVVDAVAPTFRLEPGNLVFKKAHTDKQGDSHYRYAVKHNNLPVLGGELILHARNGKVFAANTNVRSDLRAELKATIAGEIATSAVDSDRETLKGWVTDKNPELVYWRVDDELRLMYKVVQHGNKADGTPVRDWVLVDARNADVMLRIPQIKESLDRRLHNGNNTSILPGAVVRIEGAVPVADPVVNTNYDHLGTVYDCYNTLFGRDSIDNVGGTLISTVHHRVNYVNAFWDGTQMVYGDGDGVTATNLANSLDVTAHELTHAVTDNESDLIYSGESGGLNESMSDVFGAVCEWYGDGADEVSPRHWLIGDDVWTPSIPNDALRYMNDPALDGDSLDHYHNYVPGTGVHYSSGISNLAFYLLSQGGTHPRGKSTIVVAGIGIEKAAQIFYKANTLMVPTSNFEAAKTISEQAAAQLGYDAATIESVSNAWKAVGVSVPVPPPPTDPIGKDTPVVVSGGANEKKYFEVTVPEGAYNLRFTLSGGTGDADLYVRYNSAPTTALYDCRPYAGGNNEVCTFAAPQHGKWYAMLNGYRAYSDATLTVTWEGGYVPIESGIAVENLSGAAGSSQVFILDVPERRPGQGKNNIYIQTGEGKGNPDLYVKRGGAPTHADYDCRSVKDHQSEKCNLINAPAGRYYIEVYGAKDGFEGIVLIGSFLEPLPR; translated from the coding sequence ATGGTGCAGAAGAGAGTTCGCGGAGCGCTCGGTATCGCGGCGCTGTCTGTCGTTGTCGGTTGCAACGAGTCCACCCCTGCCCCCGAGGCCGACAAGCCTACGGATGCCGCGAAGGCGGCGACGCTGGAGAATGGCGCGAAGGTCGTCCTGACGGACGACCAGAAGGTGGCGCAGTTCGTCACCGGTCTGTCGATTGCCCTGCCGGATATTCCGGCCGCTGGCCCCAAGGCGCTCAACGCGTCCGCGCTGGCCCCGGTCGTCGACGCCGTGGCGCCGACGTTCCGCCTGGAGCCGGGCAACCTGGTCTTCAAGAAGGCGCACACGGACAAGCAGGGTGACAGCCACTACCGCTATGCCGTGAAGCACAACAACCTCCCGGTGCTGGGCGGCGAGCTGATCCTGCACGCGCGCAACGGCAAGGTGTTCGCGGCGAACACCAACGTCCGCAGCGACCTGCGCGCCGAACTGAAGGCGACCATCGCGGGTGAGATTGCCACGTCCGCGGTGGACTCCGACCGCGAGACGCTCAAGGGCTGGGTCACCGACAAGAACCCGGAGCTGGTGTACTGGCGCGTCGATGACGAGCTGCGCCTGATGTACAAGGTCGTCCAGCACGGCAACAAGGCGGACGGCACGCCTGTTCGCGACTGGGTCCTGGTGGACGCGCGCAACGCCGATGTGATGCTGCGCATCCCGCAGATCAAGGAATCCCTCGACCGCCGCCTCCACAACGGCAACAACACCAGCATCCTGCCGGGCGCGGTCGTGCGCATCGAGGGCGCGGTGCCGGTGGCGGACCCCGTGGTCAACACCAACTACGACCACCTGGGCACCGTCTACGACTGCTACAACACCCTGTTCGGCCGTGACTCCATCGACAACGTGGGTGGCACGCTCATCAGCACGGTGCACCACCGCGTCAACTACGTGAACGCCTTCTGGGACGGTACCCAGATGGTGTACGGCGATGGCGACGGCGTGACGGCCACCAACCTGGCCAACTCGCTGGACGTGACGGCGCACGAGCTGACCCACGCCGTGACGGACAACGAGTCGGACCTCATCTACTCGGGTGAGTCCGGCGGCCTGAACGAGTCGATGTCCGACGTGTTCGGCGCGGTGTGCGAGTGGTACGGCGACGGCGCGGACGAGGTCTCCCCGCGTCACTGGCTGATTGGCGACGACGTGTGGACCCCGTCCATCCCGAACGACGCCCTGCGCTACATGAACGACCCGGCGCTGGATGGCGACTCGCTCGACCACTACCACAACTACGTGCCCGGTACCGGCGTGCACTACAGCTCCGGTATCTCCAACCTGGCGTTCTACCTCCTGTCGCAGGGTGGCACGCACCCGCGTGGCAAGAGCACCATCGTGGTGGCGGGCATCGGCATCGAGAAGGCCGCGCAGATCTTCTACAAGGCCAACACGTTGATGGTGCCGACGTCCAACTTCGAGGCCGCGAAGACCATCTCGGAGCAGGCCGCGGCGCAGCTCGGCTACGACGCCGCCACCATCGAGTCGGTGTCGAACGCGTGGAAGGCCGTTGGCGTCAGCGTCCCGGTTCCGCCTCCGCCGACGGACCCCATCGGCAAGGACACGCCGGTCGTCGTGTCGGGTGGCGCCAACGAGAAGAAGTACTTCGAGGTCACGGTGCCGGAAGGTGCCTACAACCTGCGGTTCACCCTGTCGGGTGGCACGGGTGACGCGGACCTGTACGTCCGCTACAACAGCGCGCCCACCACCGCGCTGTACGATTGCCGCCCGTACGCCGGTGGCAACAACGAGGTCTGCACCTTCGCGGCTCCGCAGCACGGCAAGTGGTACGCGATGCTGAACGGCTACCGTGCGTACTCCGACGCCACGCTGACCGTGACCTGGGAGGGTGGCTACGTCCCCATCGAGAGCGGCATTGCCGTGGAGAACCTCTCGGGCGCGGCGGGCTCCTCGCAGGTGTTCATCCTGGACGTGCCGGAGCGTCGCCCGGGCCAGGGGAAGAACAACATCTACATCCAGACGGGCGAGGGCAAGGGCAACCCCGACCTCTACGTCAAGCGTGGTGGCGCCCCGACGCACGCGGACTACGACTGCCGCAGCGTGAAGGACCACCAGTCGGAGAAGTGCAACCTCATCAACGCTCCGGCCGGCCGCTACTACATCGAGGTCTACGGCGCGAAGGATGGCTTCGAGGGCATCGTCCTCATCGGCTCCTTCCTCGAGCCGCTGCCTCGCTAG
- a CDS encoding NADPH:quinone oxidoreductase family protein, which yields MRALQLQRLDGPDGLQLVDVPEPEAGDSVLIDVVAAGVSFPDLLLTRGQYQLKPALPFIPGVEVAGVVRQAPAGAAVKPGQRVMAFSFGLGGFAEVAAIQPEMVFPIPADWSFEAAAGVVMNYHTAHFALHRRGRLKAEERVVVHGAAGGVGTAAVQVARGAKARVIAVVSDERKADVARRAGAHEVLLSTGDWVAQVREKTGGLGANVVVDPVGGDIFDKSLKCLAPEGRLLVVGFASGRIPEVQVNRLLLRNIDVVGVAWGGFLLHEPSLTPTIAKDLEAMADRGVLTPVVGPVFPLEQGAQALRELDARRATGKVVLRMREG from the coding sequence ATGCGCGCATTGCAGCTACAGCGGCTGGACGGCCCTGACGGGCTCCAACTGGTGGACGTGCCCGAGCCCGAGGCGGGGGACTCGGTGCTCATCGACGTGGTGGCGGCCGGGGTGAGCTTTCCGGACCTGCTGCTCACCCGGGGGCAGTACCAACTCAAGCCCGCCCTGCCCTTCATTCCAGGCGTGGAGGTGGCGGGCGTGGTGCGGCAGGCACCCGCGGGCGCGGCGGTGAAGCCCGGGCAGCGGGTGATGGCCTTCAGCTTCGGGTTGGGCGGCTTCGCCGAGGTGGCCGCGATTCAGCCGGAGATGGTGTTCCCCATCCCCGCGGACTGGAGCTTCGAGGCGGCCGCGGGCGTGGTGATGAACTACCACACGGCGCACTTCGCGCTGCACCGGCGAGGCCGGCTCAAGGCGGAGGAGCGTGTCGTGGTCCATGGCGCCGCGGGAGGCGTGGGCACGGCGGCGGTGCAGGTGGCGCGCGGCGCGAAGGCGCGCGTCATCGCCGTGGTGAGCGACGAGCGCAAGGCGGACGTCGCCCGGCGGGCCGGCGCGCATGAGGTGCTGCTGTCGACCGGAGACTGGGTCGCGCAGGTTCGGGAGAAGACGGGCGGCCTGGGTGCCAACGTGGTGGTGGACCCGGTGGGCGGCGACATCTTCGACAAGAGCCTCAAGTGCCTGGCGCCCGAAGGCCGGCTGCTGGTGGTGGGCTTCGCGAGCGGGCGCATCCCCGAGGTCCAGGTGAACCGGCTCCTGCTGCGCAACATCGACGTGGTCGGCGTGGCATGGGGCGGCTTCCTCCTGCACGAGCCATCCCTGACGCCCACCATCGCCAAGGACCTGGAGGCCATGGCGGACCGTGGTGTGCTCACGCCCGTCGTGGGCCCGGTGTTCCCGCTGGAGCAGGGCGCGCAGGCCCTGCGTGAGCTCGACGCCCGGCGCGCCACGGGCAAGGTGGTGCTGCGCATGCGCGAAGGCTGA
- a CDS encoding XdhC family protein → MKDLDAILRARAQARGPLVLATVVEVSGSAYRRPGARMLMSEDGWLAGGISGGCLEADVVRKAFFWTTTGPRLLRYDSTSDTSEDEGAFSFALGCNGVVDVLLERWEAGAGEALTFAAEARGAGRRAVVATVYRGPANAVGSRLRLRDDGTEAGQLSGALGDAVREAAREALEAGRTWSGPCGGADVLVEVVEPPHPLVLFGSGFDVAPLVNQAAALGWHVTVVADRPAQALRRRFPQAHTVVSAKAPDAPGAVPLSPRTLAVLMTHSLPQDRELLARLLPRPLRYLGVLGPRSRTDRLLAELPSPPTDAHLEKLHAPVGLDLGAEGAEEIALSIIAELQAVVSGRAGGKLRERRAPIHTAAPPPVRRLA, encoded by the coding sequence ATGAAGGACCTGGACGCCATCCTCCGCGCGCGGGCGCAAGCTCGCGGCCCCCTGGTCCTGGCCACGGTGGTCGAGGTATCGGGCTCCGCCTACCGGCGGCCGGGGGCGAGGATGTTGATGAGCGAGGACGGATGGCTCGCGGGCGGCATCAGCGGCGGCTGTCTGGAGGCCGACGTCGTCCGCAAGGCCTTCTTCTGGACCACCACCGGGCCCCGCCTGCTGCGCTACGACTCCACCAGCGACACCTCGGAGGACGAAGGTGCCTTCTCCTTCGCGCTGGGCTGCAACGGCGTGGTGGACGTGCTGCTGGAGCGCTGGGAGGCGGGCGCGGGCGAGGCCCTCACCTTCGCCGCCGAGGCGCGGGGAGCGGGACGCCGGGCGGTGGTGGCGACGGTGTACCGGGGCCCCGCGAACGCCGTGGGTTCCCGGTTGAGGCTCCGCGATGACGGCACCGAAGCGGGCCAGCTGTCCGGCGCACTGGGAGACGCCGTGCGCGAAGCCGCACGCGAGGCGCTGGAGGCGGGCCGGACGTGGAGTGGCCCCTGCGGCGGCGCGGACGTGCTGGTGGAAGTCGTGGAGCCGCCCCATCCCCTGGTGCTCTTCGGCAGCGGCTTCGACGTGGCCCCGCTGGTGAACCAGGCCGCGGCCCTGGGCTGGCATGTCACGGTGGTGGCGGACCGGCCCGCACAGGCCCTGCGGCGCCGCTTTCCCCAGGCCCATACGGTGGTGTCGGCGAAGGCCCCGGACGCGCCCGGTGCGGTGCCCCTGTCGCCCCGTACGCTGGCCGTGCTGATGACACACAGTCTGCCGCAGGACCGCGAGCTGCTGGCGCGGCTGCTCCCACGGCCCCTGCGCTATCTGGGCGTGTTGGGACCTCGCTCGCGCACGGACCGGTTGCTCGCGGAGCTGCCCTCCCCGCCCACCGACGCGCACCTGGAGAAGCTCCACGCGCCCGTGGGCCTGGACCTGGGCGCGGAAGGCGCGGAGGAAATCGCCCTGTCCATCATCGCCGAGCTTCAAGCGGTGGTCTCCGGACGCGCGGGCGGCAAGCTTCGCGAGCGGCGCGCGCCCATCCACACCGCCGCGCCCCCTCCGGTGCGGAGGCTCGCATGA